Proteins encoded by one window of Bacteroidota bacterium:
- a CDS encoding AI-2E family transporter, whose translation MIDQDRFQKGFLILLLVAISIAFFALISGFMISLLLAAIFSGVVYPLFKRLDKLFKGRRGLASGLTLLFVIVVVLVPLAVLGSIVAAEALEVSQVVRPWVEDRLQQRSEIDAWLEQLPFIEYIRPYQDQIMVKLGEFAGNIGNFLFNGLAAATSGTATFFFQFFIMLYAMFFFLLNGQQTLKKIMYFMPLSSEDEGLMLERFVSVTRATIKGTLVIGAIQGGLAGLGFGVAGIPSATFWGTIMAVLSIVPALGTAIVWIPGVIYLFAIGNAGAAIGLGIWCALVVGSADNFLRPWLVGKDTKMSDLMVLLGTLGGIVLFGIVGVIIGPIIAALFVTIWDIYGVAFKDVLPPVTGFDEEEEFSAVIAPEIDEPESEEAPATPDDTDADEEA comes from the coding sequence TTTTTTGCGCTCATCAGCGGGTTCATGATTTCCCTGTTGCTTGCGGCAATATTCAGTGGCGTAGTTTATCCCTTGTTTAAGCGCCTCGATAAACTTTTTAAAGGCCGCCGTGGGCTTGCATCAGGATTGACCTTGCTGTTTGTAATTGTTGTGGTGCTTGTGCCCCTGGCGGTATTGGGGAGCATCGTGGCGGCAGAAGCCCTCGAAGTGAGCCAGGTAGTGCGGCCCTGGGTTGAAGACCGGCTCCAGCAACGGTCTGAGATAGACGCCTGGCTTGAGCAATTGCCTTTCATCGAGTATATCAGGCCGTATCAAGACCAGATCATGGTCAAGCTGGGCGAGTTTGCCGGCAACATCGGAAATTTCCTTTTTAACGGATTGGCCGCTGCAACATCGGGTACAGCTACGTTCTTTTTCCAGTTCTTTATCATGCTGTATGCCATGTTTTTCTTCCTGCTAAATGGACAGCAAACCTTGAAGAAAATCATGTACTTCATGCCGCTTTCTTCGGAAGATGAAGGTTTGATGCTGGAGCGCTTTGTTTCAGTCACCCGGGCGACCATTAAAGGGACACTGGTAATAGGTGCCATTCAAGGGGGACTTGCGGGGCTTGGTTTTGGTGTAGCCGGCATTCCGAGTGCGACGTTTTGGGGCACCATCATGGCAGTACTCTCCATTGTACCGGCCCTCGGGACCGCCATTGTTTGGATTCCAGGTGTGATCTATCTGTTTGCCATTGGCAATGCCGGTGCTGCAATCGGACTCGGGATCTGGTGTGCCCTCGTTGTTGGCAGTGCAGACAATTTCCTCCGGCCGTGGCTGGTTGGCAAAGACACCAAAATGTCCGACTTGATGGTGTTGCTTGGCACCCTCGGCGGTATTGTGCTTTTTGGCATTGTTGGCGTGATTATCGGACCCATCATCGCAGCGCTCTTTGTTACGATATGGGATATCTACGGTGTCGCTTTCAAAGACGTGTTACCTCCTGTAACCGGATTTGATGAAGAAGAAGAATTTAGTGCGGTAATTGCACCCGAGATAGATGAGCCTGAAAGTGAAGAGGCGCCGGCTACCCCAGACGATACCGATGCTGATGAGGAGGCATAA